In one window of Oryza sativa Japonica Group chromosome 9, ASM3414082v1 DNA:
- the LOC4346377 gene encoding uncharacterized protein, producing the protein MSDPGRDSNMQQLIPIAPPPKASSGTTGKELVVVDGTGKASGGVKLREDEEDLEVKLRRIMENVPVRVSNTSGSSAGSGSGDFHQYRQMRRREQDRLARMDADYQKRKQMAEFELRREERLKEAEERTAKKRLKRQKKKQRKKEKKRSKTNNGGEQPNGGESSGGDEDSDDEDKP; encoded by the exons ATGTCAGATCCTGGAAGGGATAGCAACATGCAGCAGCTCATCCCGATAGCACCTCCACCAAAGGCTTCTTCTGGTACCACTGGCAAGGAGCTCGTGGTCGTGGATGGTACGGGAAAGGCTTCAGGAGGAGTCAAGCTACGGGAAGACGAGGAGGACCTGGAGGTGAAGCTCAGGCGCATCATGGAGAACGTCCCTGTCCGTGTCAGCAACACCTCCGGATCCTCTGCTGGTTCTGGCTCTGGTGATTTCCACCAG TATCGGCAAATGAGGAGGAGAGAACAGGACCGTCTTGCAAGGATGGATGCTGATTACCAGAAGAGGAAACAGATGGCTGAGTTTGAATTGAGGAGGGAGGAAAGGCTAAAAGAAGCAGAGGAGCGGACAGCAAAGAAGCGCCTGAAACGCCAAAAGAAGAAGCAgcggaagaaagagaagaaacgATCTAAAACTAATAATGGTGGCGAGCAACCTAACGGAGGGGAGTCGTCTGGTGGTGATGAGGATTCAGACGATGAAGATAAGCCATAG
- the LOC112936426 gene encoding uncharacterized protein → MSALHSRQGSSHIPLRCSPTQPPAGSDPIPSSMNLSEEWRFLFPVSSVFAPPSLAVANRNENGNGNGYGPLLFSPLPPPATLHTNIPFPAFQFHPPHSKSTGDALRYFLSSTASFLPTPDLHSLSSSLSDSTTFRPPPPPSNLLATILLRAPSTSLLLFFPSGHNADHLSYATLHSTAAPLSAVQTLTHGFMHPGHRIHHLAATSSCPPPHSHSPAAATPLVHGFLLAATTYSVNWFKVESSSSSSTSPPALVPAAKQAFDAAVVHACWSKHLHSDCLVLLDNAHLCCFDLHQRRGSVLRVGTATATEGGACLSCDYGPQPWTAVVATTKAILLLDLRYGPDHPGNCKVLARVGMQGLFDPDPPLNSECHYLAFCKAPFDDFLMSVATERLLLVLDIRQPLTPVLAWQHGLHNPNHIAMFRLSQLRPSKEHEWASSSGIAILAGSFWSTGFNLFFCGPKDQCSSSSQNAHHLYAWDVPSRISLIGQHCSCSNGLMREVFTDHEPITRNTVVGYHVLPNTLLQDESSSSFTGFALIRLTSSGKLEMQRFRASGDFDEHVMCDGSHHQSAACTTSSIISPDTTAHGEKFSSRYKFLKFHYLSKYLEGNLLSALENHNVVNKGSHQIVISEDVSAFAKENSPPCYRSVSDLLCNASVPMNIFETGCQHILNNGLSSDSLLVTFSKYKDMLACSKGKLIYEYPEVPARSRNNDEHRPFLLAKPSGTGNKLTSEAISGDALVGPLLPIPLLLAIEDRNKGTIESSTCQGETSSVSRRCREALEACVPKTSNANATRFSGWYASRELRKKPYFVYEPQIDDRLTLDETARKEGKKAHMDENLTTFVCGKAGVPHSGPKQAASNLFDSNCSPVRMDFELPFVDVQPAEQKGL, encoded by the exons ATGAGTGCGCTGCACAGCCGGCAGGGCTCTTCCCACATTCCGCTCAGGTgctcacccacccaaccacctgCAGGCTCCGATCCGATTCCGAGCAGCATGAACCTGTCGGAGGAATGGcgcttcctcttccccgtctCTTCCGTCTTTGCGCCGCCGTCCCTCGCCGTCGCAAACCGGAACGAGAATGGGAATGGGAATGGGTATggacccctcctcttctcccccctCCCGCCTCCCGCCACGCTCCACACCAATATCCCCTTCCCCGCCTTCCAGTTTCATCCCCCGCACTCCAAGTCCACCGGCGACGCCCTCCGCTACTTTCtcagctccaccgcctccttcctccccacCCCCGACCTCCACTCCCTCTCCAGCTCCCTCTCCGACTCCACCACcttccgcccgccgccgccgccttccaaccTGCTCGCCACCATCCTCCTCCGCGCTCCCTccacctctctcctcctcttcttcccttccGGCCACAATGCCGACCATCTCTCCTACGCTACTCTCCACTCCACTGCCGCCCCCCTCTCGGCCGTGCAGACCCTCACCCACGGCTTCATGCACCCCGGCCACCGCatccaccacctcgccgccacctcctcctgcccCCCGCCGCATTCGCACTCACCAGCAGCAGCTACCCCCCTTGTCCACGGATTCCTTCTCGCTGCCACCACCTACTCGGTCAATTGGTTCAAGGTTGAGTCTTCTTCTTCTAGTTCTACCTCCCCGCCTGCGCTCGTGCCCGCGGCCAAGCAGGcgttcgacgccgccgtcgtgcacGCGTGCTGGAGCAAGCATCTGCACTCCGACTGCCTTGTGCTGCTCGACAATGCCCACCTCTGCTGCTTCGATCTCCACCAACGCCGTGGAAGCGTCCTTCGCGTTGGCACTGCCACTGCCACCGAGGGTGGTGCCTGCCTAAGCTGCGACTACGGGCCGCAACCGTGGacggccgtcgtcgccaccaccaAGGCCATCCTACTCCTTGATCTCAGATATGGTCCAGATCATCCTGGAAACTGCAAGGTTCTAGCGAGGGTTGGGATGCAAGGGTTGTTCGACCCTGATCCTCCTCTCAACAGCGAATGCCACTATCTTGCATTCTGCAAGGCTCCGTTCGACGATTTTCTCATGTCGGTGGCGACGGAGCGTCTTCTGTTGGTGCTTGATATCAGGCAGCCTCTGACACCCGTGCTGGCATGGCAGCATGGCCTCCATAACCCAAATCATATTGCTATGTTTCGCCTATCTCAACTCAGGCCTTCCAAGGAGCATGAGTGGGCGTCCAGCTCGGGGATCGCCATTCTGGCTGGTTCATTCTGGAGTACTGGGTTTAATCTCTTCTTCTGTGGCCCCAAGGACCAATGCTCTTCCTCTTCACAGAATGCTCATCACCTGTATGCTTGGGATGTTCCATCTCGGATTTCTTTGATAGGCCAGCACTGCAGTTGCAGCAATGGGCTTATGAGAGAGGTATTCACTGATCATGAGCCCATCACTAGGAACACCGTCGTTGGCTACCACGTGCTTCCAAACACATTGCTGCAGGACGAATCGTCGTCATCGTTCACTGGCTTTGCTTTGATCCGGTTAACGTCGTCGGGGAAGTTGGAGATGCAAAGATTCCGTGCATCTGGAGATTTTGATGAACATGTCATGTGTGATGGATCACATCATCAATCTGCGGCTTGTACTACTTCATCCATTATTTCTCCAGACACTACTGCTCATGGTGAAAAGTTCTCTTCCAGATATAAGTTTTTGAAGTTCCATTACCTATCAAAATACCTGGAGGGCAATCTGCTCAGCGCGTTGGAGAATCATAATGTTGTTAACAAAGGCTCCCACCAAATTGTTATTAGTGAAGATGTATCAGCATTTGCAAAGGAGAACTCTCCGCCGTGTTATCGGTCAGTTTCAGATCTCCTATGCAATGCTAGTGTGCCCATGAACATCTTCGAAACTGGGTGTCAGCACATACTGAACAATGGGCTATCTTCAGATAGCCTTCTTGTTACATTCTCCAAATACAAGGACATGCTTGCATGCAGTAAAGGAAAACTGATATATGAATATCCAGAAGTTCCTGCACGTTCTCGAAACAATGATGAACATCGGCCTTTCCTGTTGGCAAAACCTTCAGGCACAGGTAACAAGCTCACCAGCGAAGCAATATCTGGAGATGCTCTTGTTGGTCCACTACTCCCAATCCCTCTTCTGCTTGCAATTGAAGATAGAAACAAGGGTACTATAGAGAGCAGCACTTGTCAGGGAGAAACCAGCTCGGTAAGCCGTCGCTGTAGGGAAGCTCTTGAAGCCTGTGTTCCTAAAACATCAAATGCCAATGCAACCAGGTTTAGTGGATGGTATGCTTCGCGAGAGTTGAGAAAGAAGCCATATTTTGTTTATGAGCCTCAGATTGATGATAGACTCACTCTTGATGAGACTGCTAGAAAGGAGGGTAAAAAGGCGCATATGGATGAAAACTTGACAACATTTGTTTGTGGAAAAGCTGGAGTTCCTCATTCTGGACCAAAGCAAGCCGCATCCAATTTGTTTGATAGCAATTGCAGCCCAGTGAGGATGGATTTTGAGCTTCCATTTGTAGACGTACAGCCTGCTGAGCAAAAG GGACTTTGA